A single window of Methylacidimicrobium sp. AP8 DNA harbors:
- the ppk1 gene encoding polyphosphate kinase 1 — protein sequence MNNGFENPAYFINRELSWLEFNSRVLEEAADPTQPLLERLRFLCIFSSNLDEFFEIRVAGIKQQVENQSDQTGPDGLSPEEVFDAIQRRAHQLVARQYEIWRGEVEPLLRKNGIELCQRDDLTAEERSWAERYFTDEVLPVLTPLAVDPSHPFPQVTNKSFNLIVTLRRPVSAHLADFEIVQVPHSLPRLLTLPGSGQGRYRFIQIKEVIALFLGSLFPGDEISDINAFRVTRNSDLYIDDEEAENLLETVEEELRKRNRGNAVRLEIEESCAPQMEEFLLKALRLTKEDSYRHFEPLSFLHLLPICAHEAFPHLRDRPWTPVIPKDLASHSDLFELLRRRDVLLHHPFESFGIVVDLVRRAAVDPAVLAIRITLYRTGGDSPIVRALMHAAENGKQVIALVEIKARFDEANNIIWARQLEEAGVHVVYGLLGLKTHCKMLEIIRRDSDRIRLYVQLGTGNYHVGTARLYTDLSLLTTRDDLTKEVGTLFNILTGLSRFHGIRKLLVAPFRMAEEFQERIAAETEFARQGKPARIIAKMNALVDPEIIKALYRASAAGVRIDLIVRGICCLRPGLPGVSEHIRVVSIVGRFLEHSRIFYFENGGDPKIYLSSADWMPRNLYRRIEVAFPVEDPEIKKRLKDEILETYLADCVKARVLQPDGTYLRLKPAPDRKPVQAQYQFRQLARAQLALDRLQSRENIAIVPQRRPDPPPPPKEASSPLPEEPDLF from the coding sequence ATGAATAACGGCTTCGAGAATCCCGCCTACTTCATCAACCGGGAGCTCTCCTGGCTCGAGTTCAACTCCCGGGTCCTGGAAGAAGCGGCGGATCCGACACAGCCGTTGCTCGAGCGGCTGCGCTTCCTCTGCATCTTCAGCTCGAATCTCGACGAGTTCTTCGAGATCCGGGTCGCCGGAATCAAGCAACAGGTCGAAAACCAGAGTGACCAGACCGGGCCCGACGGCCTGAGCCCCGAAGAGGTCTTCGATGCCATCCAAAGGCGTGCGCACCAGCTGGTTGCGCGCCAGTACGAGATCTGGCGCGGCGAGGTCGAGCCGCTGCTGCGGAAGAACGGCATCGAGCTCTGTCAAAGAGACGACCTTACCGCGGAGGAGAGAAGCTGGGCGGAGCGCTACTTCACCGACGAGGTCCTGCCCGTGCTGACCCCGCTGGCGGTCGATCCCAGCCATCCGTTTCCCCAGGTAACCAACAAAAGCTTCAACCTGATCGTCACGCTCCGCCGGCCGGTGTCGGCCCACTTGGCGGATTTCGAGATCGTCCAGGTACCGCACAGCCTGCCGCGGCTGCTCACGCTGCCGGGCAGCGGCCAGGGCCGATATCGCTTCATCCAGATCAAGGAAGTCATCGCCCTCTTCCTCGGCAGCCTTTTCCCCGGGGACGAGATCAGCGACATCAATGCCTTCCGGGTGACGCGGAATAGCGACCTCTACATCGATGACGAGGAGGCGGAGAACCTGCTGGAAACGGTCGAGGAAGAGCTGCGCAAGCGGAACCGAGGGAACGCGGTCCGATTGGAGATCGAAGAGAGCTGCGCTCCGCAAATGGAGGAGTTCCTCCTCAAGGCGCTGCGGTTGACGAAGGAGGACAGCTACCGGCACTTCGAGCCCCTTAGCTTTCTCCATCTCCTGCCGATCTGCGCCCATGAAGCCTTCCCGCACCTGCGGGACCGGCCGTGGACGCCCGTGATTCCCAAGGACCTGGCCTCGCATTCCGATCTTTTCGAGCTGTTGCGCCGCCGGGATGTCCTGCTCCACCACCCGTTCGAGAGCTTCGGGATCGTCGTCGACCTGGTGCGAAGGGCAGCCGTCGACCCCGCCGTCCTCGCCATCCGGATCACGCTCTACCGCACGGGGGGGGATTCTCCGATCGTCCGCGCACTGATGCACGCCGCGGAAAACGGCAAGCAGGTCATCGCCTTGGTCGAGATCAAGGCACGATTCGACGAGGCGAACAACATCATCTGGGCGAGGCAGCTTGAGGAGGCCGGCGTTCACGTGGTCTACGGCCTCCTGGGCCTCAAGACCCATTGCAAGATGCTTGAGATCATCCGCCGGGATTCGGACCGGATCCGCCTCTACGTCCAGCTGGGCACGGGCAACTATCACGTCGGCACGGCCCGCCTCTACACCGACCTGAGCCTGTTGACGACCCGGGACGACCTCACCAAGGAGGTAGGCACCCTCTTCAACATCCTCACCGGCCTCTCCCGCTTCCACGGGATCCGCAAGCTCCTGGTCGCCCCGTTCCGCATGGCCGAAGAGTTTCAGGAACGGATCGCTGCCGAGACGGAGTTTGCCCGGCAAGGGAAGCCGGCGCGGATCATCGCGAAAATGAACGCCTTGGTCGATCCCGAGATCATCAAGGCTCTCTACCGCGCCTCCGCGGCCGGCGTCCGGATCGATCTGATCGTCCGCGGCATCTGCTGCCTCCGTCCCGGGCTCCCCGGGGTGAGCGAGCATATCCGTGTCGTCAGCATCGTCGGCCGCTTCCTGGAGCACTCCCGCATTTTCTACTTCGAGAACGGCGGCGACCCGAAGATCTATCTGAGCAGCGCCGACTGGATGCCGCGCAACCTCTACCGCAGAATCGAAGTCGCTTTCCCGGTCGAGGATCCGGAGATCAAGAAACGGCTGAAAGACGAGATCCTGGAGACCTACCTGGCCGACTGCGTCAAAGCCCGGGTCCTCCAGCCCGACGGGACCTACTTGCGACTCAAGCCTGCCCCCGACCGGAAGCCGGTGCAAGCCCAGTATCAGTTCCGCCAGCTCGCCCGGGCACAGCTTGCCTTGGACCGCCTCCAGAGCCGCGAGAATATCGCCATCGTCCCCCAGCGGCGGCCCGACCCTCCTCCGCCGCCCAAGGAGGCTTCCTCTCCGCTCCCGGAGGAGCCCGATCTTTTCTAG
- a CDS encoding AbrB/MazE/SpoVT family DNA-binding domain-containing protein, whose amino-acid sequence MTSALHDNSAKANSRKGARRASSSKRSARTAGTTRLSVKGQIVIPEAVCQRIGLKRGDQFLVLADKETVCLRLLRPPSSREWSQLRELANVLTAGINRSASAA is encoded by the coding sequence ATGACTTCAGCTCTGCACGACAACTCCGCCAAGGCTAATTCCCGTAAGGGGGCGCGAAGAGCGTCCTCGTCGAAGCGGAGCGCGCGGACTGCCGGCACCACCCGGCTGAGCGTCAAAGGGCAGATCGTGATTCCCGAAGCCGTTTGCCAACGGATCGGCCTCAAAAGAGGCGATCAGTTTCTGGTCCTCGCCGACAAGGAGACGGTCTGTCTTCGCCTGCTGCGTCCTCCCTCGAGCCGTGAGTGGTCCCAGCTTCGGGAGCTAGCGAACGTCCTGACGGCGGGAATCAACCGTTCGGCTTCCGCGGCCTGA
- a CDS encoding Uma2 family endonuclease: protein MARDSRGRTSGAHSRESPHGGGNGRLGRRRERPGRAIPALAAGILSPSAARIGLVGKADIRRRAGVKEYRIFGRRQETVRISRFPQDAEKPVAVHSFAETLRTPLPPELSLEMPKVRQALRFGGERRKKESR, encoded by the coding sequence TTGGCTCGCGACTCCCGAGGGAGAACATCGGGAGCTCATTCCCGGGAATCTCCTCATGGCGGAGGAAACGGCCGGCTGGGACGACGACGCGAACGTCCGGGAAGGGCGATCCCCGCGCTCGCGGCCGGGATCCTCTCGCCTTCCGCCGCCCGCATCGGCTTGGTCGGCAAGGCGGACATCCGCCGCCGGGCGGGAGTCAAGGAATACCGGATCTTCGGCCGGCGCCAGGAAACGGTCCGCATCTCCCGCTTCCCGCAAGACGCGGAAAAGCCGGTTGCCGTCCATTCCTTCGCGGAGACCTTGCGGACCCCGCTCCCGCCGGAACTCTCCCTGGAGATGCCGAAGGTCCGGCAGGCCCTGCGCTTCGGCGGAGAACGAAGAAAAAAGGAATCCCGATAG
- a CDS encoding DNA polymerase III subunit alpha encodes MPRRFPYVELHARSAFSFLRGASRPEDLAREAARLGLPGLALCDRDGVYGIPRFHAAAREAGIRALVGTEITLEDGSILPVLVETREGYQNLCRLLSEAKLRSPKGEARVRWAELEEAAPGLLALTGDEEGPLLRTLARGEDPRVPARRLLRLFGPDRLFVELQRSGLRGDRFRTRRLAAVARELGLPVVATGGVLYAKAEERLLLDVFHCLRAHTTLEAAGSLLSANDQRHLRSPQEMAALFADLPEAIEESARIASRIDFSLEDLGYRFPRYPTPAGESEEEFLEGVVWAEAPKRYGSLSPAVRRQLQHELEVIRRLGFAGYFLIVWDLVRWCTREGMLVQGRGSAANSAVCYSLGITTVDPVGSRLLFERFLSEGRKGWPDIDLDLPSGEARERVIQEVYRRYGRRGAAMTASVICFQGRSAARDLGKVLSLPTELLDRFSALFPGGDYPHTLSWEEHGRQSGLSPADPRQAAFLRLYPKLLHLPRHLGQHPGGMVIAQGELDRIVPLENAAMPGRSVLQWDKDDCEELGMVKIDLLGLGMIAVIEEAAARCRSRGLPVDIARLPKDDSATFALLERAETVGVFQVESRAQMSILPRLRPRCFYDLVVQVAIVRPGPIHGGLIGRYLARRCGREPIRYPDPRLAPILERTLGIVLFQEQALQIAMVLGGFSAAQAEELRRALGFRRDPRRMEQALGNLAQAMRARGIAPSTIEWVARSLSSFALYGFPESHAIAWAGLAYASAYLKAHHGPEFYAALLNHQPMGFYSPDTLIQEGKRRGIRFRPISVLASEDSCTIEEDGSVRLGLRLARGLSGAARERILSARAEAPFRSLEEFRRRVRLSRKELRLLASLGAFQGLAAHRREALWQLERPLFSEELFPGPTEGPSPLSPMTPPERLQADYAGTGITLGPHPMTYLRPRTPAARKAADLRGLPHGMRVQVAGAVICRQRPGTAKGFLFLSLEDETGIANVIIPPDLFEARRLLLSVEPFLLAEGILEKVRGHVQIRGEKIACLPSPGLPRPGSHDFR; translated from the coding sequence ATGCCCCGCCGGTTTCCCTATGTCGAGCTCCACGCCCGGAGCGCCTTCAGCTTCCTCCGAGGGGCTTCCCGGCCGGAAGATCTGGCTCGGGAGGCGGCCCGGCTGGGCCTGCCCGGGCTTGCGCTTTGCGATCGGGACGGGGTGTACGGGATCCCCCGCTTCCATGCCGCCGCGCGGGAGGCCGGCATCCGCGCGCTGGTCGGGACGGAGATCACTCTCGAGGACGGGTCGATCCTGCCTGTGCTCGTTGAAACGCGCGAGGGCTACCAAAACCTCTGCCGGCTCCTCTCCGAGGCCAAGCTGCGCAGCCCCAAGGGGGAAGCCCGGGTCCGGTGGGCGGAGCTGGAAGAGGCCGCTCCGGGACTCCTGGCCTTGACCGGGGATGAGGAGGGCCCGCTTTTGCGGACGCTCGCCCGAGGGGAGGATCCGAGAGTGCCGGCGCGACGGCTCCTCAGGCTCTTCGGACCGGATCGGCTCTTCGTCGAGCTGCAACGGAGCGGGCTGCGCGGCGACCGGTTCCGGACGCGGCGGCTCGCCGCGGTCGCCCGGGAGCTCGGCCTGCCCGTCGTGGCGACCGGAGGGGTCCTCTACGCGAAGGCCGAGGAGCGTCTCCTGCTCGATGTCTTCCACTGCCTGCGGGCGCATACCACCCTCGAGGCGGCAGGGTCGCTGCTCTCCGCGAACGACCAGAGGCATCTCCGGTCTCCCCAAGAGATGGCAGCCCTCTTCGCCGATCTTCCGGAAGCAATCGAGGAGAGCGCGCGGATCGCCTCCCGGATCGATTTCTCCTTGGAGGACCTGGGCTACCGCTTTCCTCGCTATCCCACTCCGGCGGGGGAAAGCGAGGAGGAGTTCCTGGAAGGAGTGGTCTGGGCCGAAGCGCCGAAGCGCTACGGCTCTCTCTCCCCGGCGGTCCGCCGGCAGCTCCAGCACGAGCTCGAGGTGATCCGGAGGCTTGGCTTCGCCGGCTATTTCCTGATCGTCTGGGACCTGGTCCGCTGGTGCACGCGGGAGGGGATGCTGGTGCAGGGCCGGGGGAGTGCCGCCAACAGCGCGGTCTGCTACAGCCTGGGGATCACCACGGTCGACCCGGTCGGAAGCCGCTTGCTCTTCGAACGCTTCCTGAGCGAAGGAAGAAAGGGCTGGCCCGACATCGATCTGGACCTGCCGAGCGGAGAGGCCCGGGAGCGGGTCATCCAAGAGGTCTACCGCCGGTACGGGCGCCGGGGAGCGGCGATGACGGCCAGCGTGATCTGCTTCCAGGGACGGAGCGCCGCCCGCGACCTCGGCAAGGTCCTCTCCCTGCCCACGGAGCTCCTGGATCGCTTCTCCGCCCTCTTCCCGGGAGGAGACTATCCGCACACGCTTTCCTGGGAAGAACACGGCCGGCAGAGCGGGCTCTCCCCGGCCGATCCACGGCAGGCAGCCTTTCTCCGCCTCTACCCCAAGCTCCTCCACCTGCCGCGCCACTTGGGCCAGCATCCGGGAGGAATGGTGATCGCGCAGGGCGAGCTCGACCGGATCGTCCCTTTGGAAAATGCCGCCATGCCGGGCCGCTCGGTCCTCCAATGGGACAAGGATGATTGCGAGGAGCTCGGGATGGTGAAGATCGATCTGCTGGGGCTCGGGATGATCGCGGTGATCGAGGAGGCGGCCGCGCGGTGCCGGTCGCGGGGGCTACCGGTCGATATCGCCCGCCTGCCCAAGGACGATTCCGCGACCTTTGCGCTCCTGGAACGGGCGGAGACGGTCGGGGTCTTCCAAGTCGAGAGCCGCGCCCAGATGTCGATCCTCCCGCGGCTCCGCCCCCGATGCTTTTACGACCTAGTGGTGCAAGTGGCCATCGTCCGTCCGGGACCGATCCACGGAGGGTTGATCGGAAGGTATCTGGCCCGCCGCTGCGGCCGGGAGCCGATCCGCTATCCCGACCCTCGGCTGGCGCCGATTCTCGAGCGGACCCTGGGGATAGTGCTCTTCCAGGAGCAGGCGCTCCAAATCGCGATGGTGCTCGGCGGCTTCTCGGCGGCCCAAGCCGAGGAGCTGCGGCGGGCGCTCGGATTTCGCCGGGATCCCCGGCGGATGGAGCAGGCGCTCGGCAACCTCGCCCAGGCGATGCGGGCGCGGGGCATCGCCCCCTCCACCATCGAATGGGTGGCTCGCTCCCTCTCCTCCTTCGCTCTCTACGGCTTTCCCGAAAGCCACGCGATCGCCTGGGCGGGCCTCGCCTACGCCAGCGCCTATCTCAAGGCCCACCACGGACCCGAATTTTACGCAGCCCTCCTCAACCACCAGCCGATGGGCTTCTATTCCCCGGACACCCTGATCCAAGAGGGGAAGCGGCGGGGGATCCGCTTCCGGCCGATCTCGGTGCTGGCTTCGGAAGACTCCTGCACGATCGAGGAAGACGGCTCGGTCCGGTTGGGCCTCCGGCTGGCACGAGGGCTCAGCGGCGCGGCGCGCGAGCGAATCCTCTCCGCGAGGGCGGAGGCACCCTTCCGGTCGCTGGAGGAGTTCCGGCGCCGCGTTCGGCTCAGCCGGAAAGAGCTGCGCCTCCTGGCTTCCTTAGGCGCCTTCCAAGGGCTCGCCGCCCACCGGCGGGAGGCGCTTTGGCAGCTCGAGCGGCCTCTCTTTTCCGAGGAGCTCTTCCCCGGACCGACCGAAGGCCCTTCCCCGCTATCGCCCATGACGCCTCCCGAGCGGCTGCAGGCGGACTACGCCGGGACGGGGATCACCTTAGGGCCTCATCCCATGACCTATTTGCGCCCAAGGACACCGGCCGCCCGAAAAGCCGCCGACCTTCGCGGGCTTCCCCACGGGATGCGCGTGCAGGTGGCCGGAGCGGTGATCTGCCGGCAAAGGCCGGGCACGGCCAAGGGCTTCCTCTTCCTTTCCCTGGAGGACGAGACGGGGATCGCCAACGTGATTATCCCTCCCGATCTCTTCGAAGCCCGCCGCCTTCTCCTTTCCGTAGAACCGTTCCTCCTGGCCGAAGGGATCCTCGAGAAGGTCCGTGGCCACGTCCAGATCCGGGGAGAGAAGATCGCCTGCTTGCCTTCCCCAGGCCTGCCCCGGCCGGGCTCGCATGACTTCCGGTAG
- a CDS encoding ATP-binding protein, with product MPEGRPRPRILESANLALIGRAENLPLPGPGGAGKTQEALPLGGRPDSPVGPAAVLDRLLHHAHIVRIAGESCRLKDKRKAAWMPGGDRGSPFSPAAGRRPAGGRRPRVLGCGGRNPPVSSTGCARSP from the coding sequence ATGCCGGAGGGGCGCCCGAGGCCCCGAATCCTCGAGTCGGCGAACCTGGCCTTGATCGGGCGCGCCGAAAACCTCCCCTTGCCCGGTCCCGGCGGGGCGGGCAAGACCCAAGAGGCGCTTCCTCTCGGCGGCCGACCCGACAGTCCAGTGGGGCCGGCGGCCGTGCTCGATCGGCTGCTGCACCATGCCCATATCGTCCGGATCGCCGGCGAAAGTTGCCGCCTCAAGGACAAGCGGAAAGCGGCATGGATGCCCGGAGGCGATCGAGGAAGCCCTTTTTCTCCCGCCGCTGGGCGCCGGCCCGCCGGCGGGAGGAGGCCTCGCGTCCTCGGCTGCGGCGGCCGGAACCCCCCCGTGTCCTCGACGGGTTGCGCCCGTTCCCCCTAA
- a CDS encoding AbrB/MazE/SpoVT family DNA-binding domain-containing protein → MSVAPDPEGNSHSSQAGSIPSESEKAAAAQKNDAESAAGEAKPTCWTTHLSTKGQVVIPEQIRKDFGMRPGDEFVVVALNDLIFLKRV, encoded by the coding sequence ATGTCTGTCGCGCCTGATCCCGAAGGGAATTCTCACTCGTCGCAGGCCGGTTCGATCCCTTCCGAGTCGGAGAAGGCGGCCGCCGCGCAGAAGAACGATGCAGAATCCGCAGCGGGGGAAGCCAAGCCGACTTGTTGGACCACTCACTTGTCCACCAAGGGGCAGGTCGTGATCCCCGAGCAGATCCGGAAAGACTTCGGCATGCGGCCGGGAGACGAGTTCGTGGTCGTTGCCCTTAACGACTTGATCTTCCTGAAACGGGTCTAG
- a CDS encoding AAA family ATPase, producing MPSHEAPIPPSASPEELLAFLRDPRSYPHHPERVDFLQTHASYVFVVPPYVYKVKKPVNFGFLDYSTLEKRKYFCEQEIALNRELCSEAYLGVIPIVRQRGSLRFGGDGEPVEYAVQMARLAEEFFAKRLLLQGRFGEPELDRIAERLAAFYSGQQPDRATLDWGRVEKLKITSDENFAQTEVDIGRTIDRMTWETLRFFTEEFYRRQAALFERRIREGWIKSGHGDLHLEHIHISPKSLCIYDRIEFNERFRSVDVASDAAFLAMDLTFQGRVDLCCYFLERLARCLDDPDMLKLSDFYCCQRAYVRGKVESMTARDPLVPGEAQEACRRRARRYFALALRFATVGFRPAVLAVMGRIGSGKSTLAGGLGRAIGWPVLASDPIRKGLAGLPLEGRPSAEVRSWLYSPEFSERTYRELLRRAGETLRTEHGCLLDATFARRDDRERLRELCRQAGADLLFLEAQAGENARKQRLSARADRPDVVSDARAEDLAFLDGRYEPPAELADGALLAVPCGADPESSLCEALRALAARKAAARP from the coding sequence ATGCCTAGTCACGAAGCCCCCATCCCCCCATCGGCCTCCCCGGAAGAGCTTCTCGCTTTCTTGCGCGATCCGCGTTCCTATCCGCACCATCCTGAGCGGGTCGACTTCCTTCAGACCCATGCCTCCTATGTCTTCGTCGTCCCCCCTTACGTCTACAAGGTCAAAAAACCCGTCAACTTCGGCTTTCTCGACTACTCGACCCTCGAAAAGCGGAAATACTTCTGCGAGCAGGAAATCGCCTTGAACCGGGAGCTCTGCTCCGAAGCCTACCTGGGTGTGATCCCGATCGTCCGGCAAAGGGGCTCGCTCCGCTTCGGCGGTGACGGAGAGCCGGTGGAATACGCCGTACAAATGGCCCGGCTTGCCGAGGAGTTCTTCGCGAAGCGTCTTCTGCTCCAGGGGCGGTTCGGGGAACCCGAACTCGACCGGATCGCCGAGCGGCTAGCGGCGTTCTATAGCGGCCAGCAGCCCGACCGGGCGACGCTCGATTGGGGCCGGGTCGAGAAGCTGAAGATCACCTCCGATGAAAACTTTGCGCAAACCGAGGTCGATATCGGCAGGACGATCGACCGGATGACTTGGGAAACGCTCCGATTTTTCACCGAGGAGTTCTACCGGCGGCAGGCCGCGCTCTTCGAGCGGCGGATACGGGAAGGTTGGATCAAGAGCGGACACGGAGACCTTCACCTCGAGCACATCCACATTTCTCCGAAAAGTCTCTGCATCTACGACCGGATCGAGTTCAACGAACGCTTCCGTTCGGTGGATGTCGCCAGCGACGCCGCCTTCCTGGCGATGGACCTCACTTTCCAAGGGCGGGTGGACCTTTGCTGCTACTTCCTCGAACGACTGGCCCGCTGCTTGGACGACCCGGATATGCTCAAGCTTTCGGATTTCTACTGCTGCCAGCGAGCCTACGTGCGGGGGAAGGTCGAATCGATGACGGCCCGCGATCCGTTGGTCCCGGGCGAGGCCCAGGAAGCATGCCGGCGGCGCGCCCGGCGCTACTTTGCGCTCGCCCTCCGGTTCGCCACGGTCGGTTTCCGACCGGCTGTCCTCGCAGTCATGGGCCGAATCGGGTCCGGCAAATCGACCCTCGCCGGCGGGCTGGGACGCGCCATCGGGTGGCCCGTGCTCGCCTCGGACCCGATTCGCAAAGGGCTGGCCGGCCTCCCTCTCGAAGGGAGGCCGAGCGCAGAGGTGCGCTCCTGGCTCTATTCCCCGGAGTTCTCCGAGAGGACCTACCGGGAACTGCTCCGGCGCGCCGGGGAGACGCTGCGGACGGAGCACGGCTGCCTTCTCGACGCCACTTTTGCCCGGCGCGACGATCGGGAACGGCTCCGGGAACTCTGCCGGCAGGCCGGAGCGGATCTCCTGTTCCTCGAAGCACAAGCCGGCGAAAACGCGCGGAAGCAACGGCTTTCCGCGCGCGCCGACAGACCGGATGTCGTCTCCGATGCGCGGGCGGAGGACCTAGCCTTCCTCGACGGGCGATACGAGCCGCCTGCCGAGCTGGCCGACGGCGCCCTCCTGGCGGTCCCCTGCGGGGCCGATCCGGAATCCTCCCTTTGCGAAGCCCTCCGGGCGCTGGCCGCCCGGAAGGCGGCCGCCCGCCCCTGA
- a CDS encoding ISNCY family transposase — protein sequence MDGFGEAEGWRVRKVQEVIMRAMAKRISWLDAAEILGWSSRTLRRWRARYRIWGYDGLFDRRKRRPMRGMFLHVDGSTHDWIPGLGWQPDLIAFVDDATSEVYEAFLCEEEGTKAILSGLRSVIEKEGLFCSLYTDRGSHFFHTPEAGKGVDREQLTQVGRALAQLGIEHIPSYCPQGRGRMERFFGTWQGRLPREIQAAGIQTLEAANEYIRKKFLPWHNRTLAVKPKEEESAFIPAGGADLDGILCVQDDRIVGNDNTVHWGRKKLQILPQSWRSGLAKCRVRVCEHLDGNLSVRYGHRIVGW from the coding sequence ATGGACGGCTTTGGCGAAGCGGAAGGATGGCGAGTCAGGAAAGTTCAGGAGGTGATCATGCGGGCGATGGCCAAGCGGATCAGTTGGTTGGATGCGGCGGAGATTTTGGGATGGAGTTCTCGGACCCTTCGGCGGTGGCGCGCTCGGTACCGGATTTGGGGATACGACGGGCTTTTTGATCGGAGGAAGCGGAGGCCGATGCGGGGGATGTTCTTGCATGTGGACGGGAGCACTCATGATTGGATTCCGGGGTTGGGATGGCAGCCGGATCTGATCGCCTTTGTGGACGATGCGACCAGCGAAGTCTACGAGGCCTTTTTGTGCGAGGAGGAAGGGACCAAAGCGATCCTTTCGGGCTTACGGAGCGTCATTGAGAAAGAGGGGCTTTTTTGCAGCCTCTACACCGACCGGGGCAGCCATTTTTTCCACACGCCCGAGGCGGGAAAAGGGGTAGACCGAGAGCAGTTGACGCAGGTCGGCCGGGCGCTGGCGCAGTTGGGCATCGAGCACATTCCCAGCTACTGTCCACAGGGCCGAGGACGGATGGAGCGCTTCTTCGGCACCTGGCAGGGGCGGTTGCCGCGGGAGATCCAGGCCGCGGGCATTCAGACCCTGGAAGCGGCCAACGAGTACATCCGGAAGAAGTTTCTTCCCTGGCATAACCGCACCCTGGCCGTAAAGCCCAAGGAAGAGGAGAGCGCCTTTATCCCGGCCGGAGGAGCCGACCTGGATGGGATCCTCTGCGTTCAGGACGACCGAATCGTCGGCAACGACAACACGGTCCACTGGGGGCGGAAGAAGCTCCAGATCTTGCCCCAAAGCTGGCGCAGCGGCTTGGCCAAATGCCGGGTCCGGGTCTGTGAGCATCTCGACGGCAACCTCAGCGTCCGGTACGGCCACCGGATCGTCGGCTGGTAG
- a CDS encoding DNA polymerase Y family protein — MFAALLLPRFSLQAARRARPVPGGKPAALVEGDGPKAKIREVDPEARAEGVEPGMSPAQGLARCPRLLFLSRNRRQEEALGRLLRDSAYRCSGQVEERAPGLCLLDLRRHPKFQKESPVGPGSGADASDPTALPALFQDSGYSLQVGIGPTPEIALWAARVARPCRIVRRAEEIAGELPIEEVASDAELASLLRLWGVRTPAELAALPREGVVERLGPDGLSLWERTQGKEGGLLQPLLPEEPFEAEREWEPPIEELRPLREALRSSLCSLGERLEREGKAAGSLSLVLRPEEEAPREYSFSVPAPTAEPQKLLELLDPFLENCRTASPLAGFRLRIAPALPPWHQPAWERGTIPDPARLSATLGRLLSLMGEERVGLPLPSSDHRPEGFLLEAFDPRLRPALSAPTTPPVLGAPLRRFRPPVPAAVRQEKGRPRELQTPEGTWKIEGTAGPYPLSGRWWEEEWTRQEWDVALRGGRILRLAELPEGWRIEGEYG; from the coding sequence ATGTTTGCCGCGCTGCTTCTGCCCCGATTTTCTCTCCAAGCCGCCCGGCGGGCCCGACCGGTTCCCGGAGGGAAGCCCGCCGCTCTGGTGGAAGGCGATGGGCCGAAAGCCAAAATCCGGGAGGTCGATCCGGAAGCCCGGGCGGAGGGAGTCGAGCCGGGAATGAGTCCGGCCCAGGGGCTGGCACGATGCCCTCGCCTGCTCTTCCTTTCCCGGAATCGTCGGCAGGAAGAAGCGCTCGGCCGCCTCCTCCGGGATTCGGCCTACCGGTGCTCGGGGCAGGTCGAGGAGCGGGCTCCCGGCCTTTGCCTCCTCGACCTCCGCCGCCACCCGAAATTCCAAAAGGAGTCGCCGGTAGGGCCGGGATCCGGGGCCGATGCTTCCGATCCCACGGCTCTTCCTGCGCTCTTCCAAGACAGCGGCTACAGTCTCCAAGTCGGGATCGGGCCCACGCCCGAGATCGCCCTTTGGGCGGCCCGGGTCGCTCGTCCCTGCCGCATCGTCCGGAGGGCGGAGGAGATCGCGGGCGAGCTTCCGATCGAAGAGGTCGCGTCCGATGCCGAGCTTGCCTCGCTCCTCCGGCTCTGGGGAGTGCGAACCCCCGCCGAGCTGGCCGCCTTACCCCGGGAAGGGGTGGTCGAGAGGCTCGGACCGGACGGTCTCTCTCTTTGGGAACGGACCCAAGGGAAGGAAGGCGGGCTTCTGCAACCCCTCCTCCCGGAGGAGCCCTTCGAGGCGGAGCGGGAGTGGGAGCCGCCGATCGAGGAGCTCCGTCCTCTGCGGGAAGCCTTGCGCTCCTCCCTGTGCTCTCTGGGCGAGCGGCTGGAGCGGGAGGGCAAGGCGGCCGGCTCTCTCTCCCTGGTTCTCCGCCCGGAGGAGGAAGCTCCGCGGGAATATTCTTTTTCGGTGCCGGCCCCGACGGCGGAGCCGCAAAAGCTTCTCGAGCTTCTCGATCCCTTCCTGGAGAACTGCCGCACCGCTTCTCCCCTGGCGGGTTTTCGCCTCCGGATCGCTCCCGCCCTTCCTCCATGGCACCAGCCGGCCTGGGAAAGAGGGACGATCCCCGATCCCGCGCGGCTTTCGGCGACCTTGGGACGGCTCTTGTCGCTCATGGGCGAGGAGCGGGTGGGCCTGCCCCTACCCTCCTCCGACCATCGACCGGAGGGCTTTCTCTTGGAGGCATTCGATCCCCGGCTTCGTCCCGCCCTATCCGCACCCACGACTCCTCCGGTTTTGGGAGCCCCCCTGCGCCGCTTCCGCCCGCCGGTCCCGGCGGCGGTGCGGCAGGAGAAAGGGAGACCTAGAGAGCTGCAAACCCCGGAGGGAACGTGGAAGATCGAAGGCACGGCGGGGCCCTATCCCCTATCCGGAAGGTGGTGGGAGGAGGAGTGGACGCGGCAGGAGTGGGATGTCGCCCTCCGCGGCGGCAGGATCCTCCGGCTGGCGGAGCTGCCGGAAGGCTGGCGGATCGAAGGAGAGTACGGGTGA